The Acetivibrio saccincola genome window below encodes:
- the mnmE gene encoding tRNA uridine-5-carboxymethylaminomethyl(34) synthesis GTPase MnmE gives MIAEDTIAAISTPYGTGGIGIIRISGDRAFEIAKTIFKGKKNFDEIKSHTINYGKIIDPVKNETIDEVLVTKMKKPNTFTREDVVEINCHGGIVVLKKILDLVLRQGARAAEPGEFTKRAFLNGRIDLSQAEAVIDIINSKTEESSKAAVNQLEGKLSSKIKALRRRLIEILAHIEAVVDYPEEDIEEITGEKVYNEIKDIKENLKKITDNFERGRILREGIDAVIVGRPNVGKSSLLNELTGKNRAIVTDIPGTTRDIIEEYININDIPVRIVDTAGIRETEDAVEIIGVEKTHKALEEAELVIMMVDAEKGFTPEDSAILEKVANKKLIILINKIDKSNEENIKNIEKNLEGMNYIRTSIREEIGIDKIGKMITKLFTKGEINLNSQIILTNIRHKNLIDKAILSIDDAMGAYENKMPLDLMTIDITNAADFLGQITGESVKEDVINEIFSRFCLGK, from the coding sequence ATGATTGCTGAAGATACAATTGCTGCAATTTCAACTCCTTATGGGACAGGCGGGATAGGCATTATAAGAATTAGCGGGGACAGGGCTTTTGAAATAGCCAAAACAATCTTTAAAGGAAAAAAGAATTTTGATGAAATAAAATCCCATACCATAAATTATGGAAAAATTATAGATCCTGTAAAAAATGAAACCATTGATGAAGTACTTGTTACCAAAATGAAAAAACCAAATACATTTACCCGTGAAGATGTTGTTGAAATCAACTGCCATGGAGGTATAGTCGTATTAAAAAAAATACTGGATTTAGTTTTAAGACAGGGGGCAAGGGCAGCAGAGCCCGGGGAGTTTACCAAGAGGGCTTTTTTAAACGGAAGGATTGATTTATCCCAGGCAGAGGCTGTTATAGACATTATAAATTCAAAAACGGAAGAAAGCTCAAAGGCTGCTGTAAACCAGCTTGAGGGAAAATTGTCTTCTAAAATAAAAGCTTTAAGAAGAAGGCTTATTGAAATATTGGCCCACATTGAAGCTGTTGTGGATTATCCTGAGGAGGACATAGAAGAAATAACCGGTGAAAAGGTATATAATGAAATAAAGGACATAAAAGAAAACTTAAAAAAAATAACTGATAATTTTGAAAGGGGCAGGATTTTAAGGGAAGGTATTGATGCAGTTATTGTTGGAAGGCCTAATGTGGGAAAGTCCTCCCTTTTAAATGAACTCACAGGAAAAAACCGGGCTATAGTAACTGATATACCGGGAACAACAAGGGATATAATTGAAGAATATATAAACATTAATGATATTCCGGTGAGGATAGTTGATACTGCAGGAATCAGGGAGACGGAAGACGCTGTTGAAATAATTGGGGTTGAAAAAACCCACAAAGCCCTTGAAGAAGCAGAACTTGTCATTATGATGGTTGATGCAGAGAAGGGTTTTACTCCTGAAGACTCTGCTATATTGGAAAAAGTGGCAAATAAAAAGCTTATTATACTTATAAACAAAATTGACAAGTCCAATGAAGAAAATATAAAAAATATAGAAAAAAATCTTGAGGGAATGAATTATATAAGGACATCAATAAGAGAAGAAATAGGAATTGATAAAATAGGGAAGATGATAACTAAACTTTTCACAAAAGGGGAGATTAATTTAAACAGTCAAATAATTTTGACAAATATAAGACACAAAAATTTAATAGACAAGGCAATTTTAAGCATAGATGATGCAATGGGAGCTTATGAAAATAAAATGCCTTTGGATTTAATGACCATTGATATTACAAATGCTGCAGATTTTTTAGGACAGATAACTGGTGAAAGTGTAAAAGAAGATGTTATAAATGAGATATTTTCAAGGTTTTGCCTTGGTAAATAG
- the jag gene encoding RNA-binding cell elongation regulator Jag/EloR has product MTNSVEKTAKTVEDAINIALSELNASEEDVDIEIIDKGVKGIFGLIGSKQARVRVTIKESMADKAKEFLMEVFQKMDVDADVLTQEDKESVTIKITGDNIGILIGRRGETLDSLQYLTSLVVNKNKQNYKRVIIDIENYRQKREETLIKLANKLAERVVKYKKSITLEPMNPYERRIIHSSLQNHKYVETHSIGDEPNRKVMITLK; this is encoded by the coding sequence ATGACTAATAGTGTTGAAAAAACTGCCAAGACTGTTGAAGATGCCATAAATATTGCTCTGTCAGAATTAAATGCCTCCGAAGAAGATGTTGATATAGAGATAATAGATAAAGGTGTAAAAGGAATATTCGGGCTTATAGGCAGTAAACAGGCAAGGGTAAGAGTTACTATAAAAGAATCTATGGCAGATAAAGCAAAAGAATTTTTAATGGAAGTATTTCAAAAAATGGATGTGGATGCAGATGTTTTGACACAAGAGGATAAAGAGTCGGTAACAATAAAGATAACAGGGGACAATATTGGTATACTCATAGGAAGGAGAGGGGAGACATTAGATTCCCTTCAATATTTAACAAGTCTTGTTGTGAATAAAAACAAGCAAAATTACAAAAGAGTAATTATAGACATAGAAAATTACAGACAAAAGAGAGAAGAAACTTTAATAAAGCTTGCAAATAAACTGGCAGAAAGGGTTGTTAAATACAAAAAGAGCATAACTTTAGAACCGATGAATCCTTATGAAAGAAGAATAATACATTCTTCGCTGCAAAATCATAAATATGTAGAAACCCATAGTATAGGTGATGAACCTAACAGGAAGGTTATGATTACTTTAAAGTAG